Genomic segment of Panicum virgatum strain AP13 chromosome 9N, P.virgatum_v5, whole genome shotgun sequence:
CACCTGGATGAGCTCATCAATCCATTGGATGGTTTAGATGCACAGTTGTACTAGAGTTATGCTCCAAATGGTTGTACGTGAAATATTTCCCCTTGTCTGTTCATGTGGCACCTGCTCATATCTAGAAGAAATCCTTGAGCAAGAAGCATAGAATGAAAAGTCGAACCAGTCATCAAACTGCTTAGGCTACTGTTCCACTGGTTCTGTGGTCACTGGGTCACCTAGTTCAATGGGGCCTGCAATATTAGTTATTTAGCATGTTTATTCTATTTGTAGCACAACAGTTAAATGGTCTGGATGGTCACTGGAGCTAAGATGCTGCTGCTTTTTTATCCCACCAATCTTTTAGTCCACACCAGATTGGCAAGACTGCCAATTCTGATTTTCTCCTATTGTTGAACCGGACTATGGCTAGAATACACCATTTTAGAGTGTTCCCATTGATGGCTGATGCAATGGCTAATATGGAAGATATTGAAGCCTGTACAGGGTTATTACTTGATATCTTTGTATTGTTATAATTCTATTGAAAAAGGTTACGTTTCTTTAGCAGCGCTCAGTGTGAATTCAATGCCTTTAGATGTATATCCTGTTGGTCTGTTGGATAGGGTTGAGTAGAGGTTGACTATTATTCTAATATAAACCAATTCCGCTCAAGACAAACATGATACAATGGTTAAACCAATTGTCACAACATTACATGATCGACATGCCAAAAATCAGTTGTTAGTAGCACAACATGGCTGGTAACTCTCTCGTTATTCTTGGTGCCTGGAGCGTTTGGAGACACCGGATTGATTGTGTATCAATGGGACTGTCCCAAGTGTCACCACTGCTCTATCCTTGGCCATGGATGAAGCACAGTTGTGGAGCATAGTTGCAGGAGCTAGGGGCCTTTCCCTGGTCTCTGtccagggagagggagggggttaGTTTGCTGGCTCCTATGTTGGTCGCTGTACCTAGTGTGACGGGTGTTTACTTCCTAAGTTTCTTAGggggtgtgtgtgggggggggggggttcgggTCTATGTATGACTCTTTTCTTCTATTAATGCAATGATACACAGCTTTCCTGtgtgtttgagaaaaaaaaagatcaacaTTTCCTCGAAACAAAAGAGAAATATATCTAATGCGTATACACTGAAAGAAGATTGTTTCACAAGCATTGGTCTCATGCTGAGACTACCCCCCGACTTGCTCTTGTTGTATATATCGTTTGTGTTTATACATCGTTTTCTTAATCATGTTAATCTTCTCAAAGCTGTCAATTAGGCCAAGAAAACCCCCACAGTTCATTAATTGCATCTTTTTGTATCATACTATTTATGACTCGGGGACCGAGAGATAGCTCATTCGTCCGCATGCCCGTCCACGTTCGAGCCCGTGGTCTGCATGGGCGCCCCATCTCCTCTCTTAAATGATGGGCCATTGCTCCtggcatttaaaaaaaaactgtttaTGACTCAAAAGCTGTTTATAGAGAACCAACACTTAAAGCTGTCTCACTTTGTTTCATGTTTAATTTAAACAGCTTGAAGAATTGAGAAAATGGATCAGTGCTGTTAATGTTTGCTACAGCTCTTGTCGTGCACTGTGTTTTCCTGGCCTGTTCCCTTCTCTTCTATCATGATGTTCTACTTTCCTTGCAGGAATGTTTAGCCAAGGCGCATGGTTCACAATGTGGGTTCTGCACCCCTGGTTTTGTGATGTCGATGTATGCACTGCTGAGATCTAGCAAAGAGCCTCCTACTGAAGAACAGATCGAAGACTGCCTTGCAGGAAATTTGTGTCGGTGTACTGGCTACCGACCAATTATAGATGCCTTCCGTGTTTTTGCCAAAACAGATAATTTGGTGTACACCAATTCATCTTCACAAAACACAGATGGCCAAGCTATCTGCCCTTCAACTGGGAAGCCATGTTCTTGCCAAAATGAGGCAGATGCCAATGTCAATTCTTCACTACCATCATCTGTGGAAAGATATTCACCTTGTTCATACAATGAAATTGATGGAAATTCATATGATGACAAAGAACTCATCTTCCCCCCAGAACTTCAGTTGAGAAAAGTTATGCCACTTAAATTAAAGGGGTATAATGAGATTAGGTGGTTTAGACctcttaaactaaatcaagtactACATTTGAAATCATGCTATCCAGATGCAAAGCTTATCATTGGTAACTCAGAAGTGGGAGTTGAAACAAAGTTTAAGAATGCCCAATATAAGGTCATGATCTCAGTCACTCATGTTCCGGAGCTTAATACTCTCAAAGTTAAAGAAGATGGCATACACATTGGTTCTGCTGTAAGACTTGCACAGCTTCAAAATTTCCTTAAGAAGGTTATTGCAGAACGTGATTTACCTGAAACTTCATCATGTCAGGCAATAGTACGTCAGTTAAAATGGTTTGCAGGAACACAAATCAGGAATGTTGCTTCTGTTGGTGGTAACATTTGTACCGCTAGTCCAATATCGGACCTGAATCCACTTTGGATGGCTATTGGTGCAAAATTCCAGATAACAGATGTGAACGGCAATGTTCGAACTACACTCGCAAAagatttctttcttggttacCGTAAAGTTGACATAAAACCTAATGAAATATTACTTTCTGTCATACTACCATGGACAAGGCCTTTTGAATATGTGAAAGAATTTAAACAGGCACATAGAAGGGAGGATGACATTGCTTTGGTAAATGCGGGAATGCGTGTGTATTTAAGAGAAACTGAAGGAAAATGGATAATATCTGATGTCTCAATTGTCTATGGAGGGGTAGCTGCAGTTCCACTCAGTGCTTCAAAGACTGAAAACTTCCTTACTGGAAAGAATTGGAACTTTGAGTTGTTAGATGATACCTTCAATCTGTTAAAAGAAGACATCCCTCTATCAGAGAATGCACCTGGTGGAATGGTTGAATTCCGCAGATCACTTACTTTGAGTttcttcttcaaattttttcttTCTGTTACTCATGATATGAACATGAAAGGATTGCTGGAAGATGGATTGCATGCTGATCATGCATCAGCTATACAACCGTACAGTAGGCCTGTTGCTGTTGGGACTCAaggttatgaaatagtgaagcAAGGAACCTCAGTAGGCCAGCCAATGGTTCATATGTCAGCTACGCTTCAGGTATTATCAGTCAATTAGCATTTTCTCCAAATTTTTATCTTTGCCATTCCGTTTTGGTTACATTGACAGTAGAATTAACCATGCATAGTCAAAAAAACCCAAGGAGTAACAGAGGTTACATTGACAGTAGCATTTAGGGGAAGaggtttagtagatctatcctTCTAGATACCTTATTTAAAAATAACCAGTAGGCACCAAATATTATTAAGTTAGTGCAGAACCAAAGCTGGCAAAATGGGATGCAACTATCTAGCTCATCAAATGCTCTGTTTCTGCATTCACTTTGCATGCTTCCATATTTCTTTCCTCTTGTCTTATGTGGTTACTCACCTGACACTTCTGTGCCAGCAATTTCCTATTTGAACATGCATGGTCAATGAGAAGGCTTAATAATTGTCCTCATCTTTCCTCTCTTTTACTTACAATGGCTGTTATTTGGGGTGTTTTGAATGAAACCCACTGATTAAACATGCCTATCTCAAATATGTATGTGAACTGTGGTCCTCTAGGTAGTTGTGATCTCCAAATACAAGCATTTTTTTTAGTTCTATCATGCTGGGATAATTTTTATCTTCTGTAGTCTCTTCAATTTACTTGTCTGGTGCTGCACTGCTGCATTAAGATCATGTCTGGTTTCTCTATTCCTCATAACTTAGCCATGCTGGCAAGGAAATCCCTGCTAGTGGAATTTGGGTATTTTGGGTCTCTATCAAAGCAAAAAAACTCCTGGTTGGAAAGCTGAGGCTAGGGAATCAAGCACTTCTTGCCCAGTCCACTAGCATTGCTGGGCAAGGTACAAATATTCATCTGCCGAGTTATCTTTGCTCGAGTCAGCATGAAGGGACTCTATTTCATATGTTCTTCCAATGCCCATTGCTTGAGGTTGTTGGGACCTGGGGTTACCTCTGTCCCGACAGATCCCCTAATTTTTCAGTTAATGATGCTTTTGAAGGTCTATGTGCTCACTTGAATACTCTATTCATTATGTAGATAATTAAATCCTTTTGAGTATCAGAAATAAGATCTTTCAAGGGATTGTCCACTCCATTGAATGTATGGTTGGCGAACTTCAAATTTAAGATTTCTATGGTTCGCAACTTCCAACAAAAAAGAAGTTTACATTCTTAAgctgttctgttttttttacaCCCTATAATTTCTATATATTATACGATAGGAATCTATCCTACTGTTTTGAGTTAGGAACTAAACATACCCTAACTTCCTACATCGTTTTTCATGCAACATTGCTATTTCCTTTATATTGAAAATGGTGCCCATATCATTTACATCATTTGCTATACCTTCCATTATGCCAGGTCACTGGTGAGGCTGAATATACTGACGACACACCGACACCCCCTAATACTTTGCATGCTGCTCTGGTGCTGAGTAAGAAGGCTCATGCTCGCATATTGTCAATTGATGATTCAATTGCCAAATCTTCCCCTGGCTTTGTTGGGCTGTTCCTTTCGAAAGACATTCCTGGTACTAACCATACTGGACCAATTATTCATGACGAGGAGGTTTTTGCATCAGAAGTTGTTACTTGTGTTGGTCAGGTATCAACTCCTTCATCTGATATTTTATGCATACTGTTACTGATTTAGATATTACTTTTAGTAAAATGTTGTATTTCTTAATATTTCAGTAATTCAGTTACACATCTCTTTCTTCTTATTGACAGACAATTGGAATTGTTGTAGCTGATACCCATGATAATGCGAAAAATGCCGCCAACAAAGTACATATTGAATATTCCGAGCTACCAGCAATTTTATCAATAGAGGATGCTGTCAAGAATGGAAGCTTTCATCCAAATACCAAGCGATGCCTTGGAAAAGGCGATGTTGAACAATGTTTCATGTCTGGTGCTTGTGACAGAATCATATCAGGAGAAGTGCAAGTTGGAGGCCAAGAGCATTTTTACATGGAACCTCAAGGCACTCTGGTCTGGCCAGTTGATTCTGGAAATGAAATGCATATGGTCTCGTCTACTCAAGTATGCTCCGTTCCTTCGAGCTTTAAATTCACAATGCAAGACATGGGCCACAATTTTTTTGCATATCTGGACCGTGATTTATTTTTAAACAAAGAACCTAGATAAAAAGGAACATCAAAACCAATCCTGCTATGTACCTGGAGATTTCCATGTCATAGGATGCAGCAGGTTGGGCAGGTTTAACATAAACATGTGCCATCCCTGACTGTTTAATAACCGCTGGTCTTGGGGTAGGGGCAGCTGCAACAACATTATGTAGGCAccaaattttttcttgaacacacAACTGTGTTCATTTTGTAAAAAGATCAACGAACAGTATGTAGGccctgttggtgtatattgagcacatgtatagaggcccatctagaggcccatgtattaCTACTATAttgcccacccttctagggtttggaggaatacacacAATTATTCTCCATCATGGTATCATCAGTCTAGGTTTCTCCTTCCTCACTCCTTCCACCAgcccgccttcgccgccgccggcagccatggccggccgccggccgccggccgccggcgcctcctcccctcccctcctctccttccctctccagGCGGCCgcctcttctctctcccctgtttcggccgccgcctggagcagatctcccgccgcctcccctgctccggcccTCTCCTGGCCCCGGTCTCCGgctgccgccctcgccgcccaaGCTCATCTGCAagacccggccgccgccgccgccgcggctgtcGCACGCGCCGTGGCCGGGGGGTGCGGGCGGAGCCgcaggggccgccgccgcggacgagcCCGGCGGCGCGGAAGGGGCCGGGGGCGCAGGGGCTGGTGCGGCCGGGGCCGATCTGCCCGCTAGGCCGCACACGCCGCCCCCTGGGCCGGCccagccgcccccgccccccggGCCACACGTGGcgacccagccgccgccgcctgggccgcACCAGCCGCCCCAGGCGCCGCCGATGCCCACGCGCCTCCTCCGACCTGGCCTCTGTTCGGCATGCCCTCCGTGGATGCGCCGTTCGCCGCAGCCGCGTTCCGCGGGCAGCAGCTTGTCGCCGGCGCCTCTACGGCTGACGCTGCTCTCgatgcggccctcctcgccgcaaAGACcgaggccgccctcgccgctgctgcgggCGGGCCGGACCtggacaccgccgccgcggccggccggccgctggcgccgcccctccctcccctttCCTCTGTTCTCGGTGGCACCCCTGCCTCCGCGTGGATCTGGCCGCCCCACGTCGccatcgccctcgccgccgtggcgcccgcgccggccgcgcctctgcacgcgcccgcgccgccgcctctgcccacGCCCGAGGTGCCCGTGCCCGCGCCTGTTCCCGTGCCCGCGCCGTCCGCGGCACCTCTGCCCGCGCCCGAGGAGCCCGTGCCCGCGCCGTCCGCGGCACCtctgcccgcgcccgcggcgcctGTGCACGCGCCCCTGCTTGCGCCCGCGACGGCCGCGCTGGCCATGGCGCGCGTGCCCTTGCCCGCGACGGCCGCGCCCGCGTGGCCTGCGTTTGGTATGCCCCGCATacgcgccgttcgccgccgccttccgcggGCGGCAGATCGTCGCCGACGCTGCTACGGCCGAAgctgctctcgccgcggccctcctcgccgccaagtccgaggcttcggcggctcTGGAGCGCATCCGTGCGActgccctcgcttgggagcaTATTCAGCCCGTCGTCTCCTTCACCGAGCACGGCGCTCTGTCCTCCCACCCGGCTCTGCCCTCTGGATCTGGACCCTGgaccgaccccctccttggtgctcctctcaccggccagaccggaagtgggggaggccgcgggcgtcgtcgtcggggcggatgtggtggtggtgctggcggcACTACCTCTGGTGGTACTGGTGGAGGCCATCGGGGCACTCCGACCCTgactccggctcccactcctgctcctgcccctggaggtacgccctggccatccttcagcaccccatggtcagggcgcatcccaatgtggccgtttcagggtcgggggggcctcgtcctcagccggcggccatgttcaccggtgctgctcttctgttcgcgccgttctggaccccgcccgctcagcccagccagcagccgacctggcctggggggtgggaccaggccgcactggcgcagtccgTCAGCGCCCTGgggctgacgccgccggtcagcaccgagtggatcgccgactcgggtgcctccttccacaccaccccagatgccggtatcctctcttctgtccgacccctaCACCCCTcctgtccttcttccatcatggttggtgatgggtcttgtctTTCTGTCatcgccgtgggttctgcttctggttcttttcttcttcccaatgtccttgttgctcctcggATGGTTCATAAATCATAACCTcttttccattcgtcagtttacagctgacaattcttgttctatcgaatttgactcttctggccttcctgtaaaggattcggcctcccggcgtccgctcctccggtgtgacagcacggggcccctttacacccttcgtcttccatcttccgctgcaccactttCGCCTTCTTCGTCTGCCGCTTTTgctgcgacgccgtcttccaccacctggcaccgccgtcttggtcaccctggccgcgatgttctggctcagctcagttgtagtaccgatgttcctcgTACTAGGGcacctgctgagcacctctgccatgcgtgccagcttggtCATCATGTttggctttttttttcttcttcgtatgcgacgcatgcctttgatcttgttcattgtgacctgtggacctctcctgttctCTGCCTTTCTGACTAtaaatactatctggtggtggtcgatgatttctcaCACTATTCTTGGatttttcctttgcgcgccaagtctgagacctttcccaccctcctccacttctcgCATGGGTGtacactcagttcggcctcaccattaaggccgtccagtgtgacaacgggcgtgagttcgacaactccacctcccgttctttcttcctctctcggggtgttcagctgcgtatgtcttgtccgtatacctctccacagaacggcaaggctgagtggatgattcgcacgacgaacgacgtcatgcgcacccttctgatccaggcctctctgcctccccgcttctgggctgagagcctccacaccgccacatACTTGCTCAActgccttccgtccactgcttccccagctcccactccacaccacgctcttttcggtacccctcctcgctacgaccaccgtcgtgtcttcgggtgtgcatgttatcctaacatctccgccactgctcctcacaagctggcgccccgctcgactcgttgtgtgtttcttagttactcccctgaccacaaggggtatcgatgctttgacctcacctctcgccgggTCCTCATCTCTCGACACGTtgtgtttgacgagtcggatttttcCTACTCCATCTCCTCTACACCTTCCCCTGACCCCAAGTTGGAGTCTCTGTTTTctcctgacccggtggttcagccacctttacctgtctgtcctttccctgcaggttttcctggGACTCCgacaccgcttccggtgatccctgctgcgccccgcgcggccccggtgcctgctgtcgcgccacgcgcggcccccagACCTCTTGACGTGCCGCGCGGGGACCCGGTGTcttctgctgcgccacgcgcaaCCCCGGTGCCTCCCCCTGCACCTGCACGGTACGCTCTGTTAGTAATTCAATAGTTACTCTCATGgatgagaggatgacactcgagctggggaagttttctggtttttcttcattcacactcacaatgccatgc
This window contains:
- the LOC120690993 gene encoding xanthine dehydrogenase-like isoform X1 produces the protein MGSLTGSPEGTAAAEAEWSDEAVVYVNGVRRVLPDGLAHLTLLQYLRDIGLRGTKLGCGEGGCGACTVMVSCYDLTTKKSLHFAINACLAPLYSVEGMHIITVEGIGDRQRGLHPVQECLAKAHGSQCGFCTPGFVMSMYALLRSSKEPPTEEQIEDCLAGNLCRCTGYRPIIDAFRVFAKTDNLVYTNSSSQNTDGQAICPSTGKPCSCQNEADANVNSSLPSSVERYSPCSYNEIDGNSYDDKELIFPPELQLRKVMPLKLKGYNEIRWFRPLKLNQVLHLKSCYPDAKLIIGNSEVGVETKFKNAQYKVMISVTHVPELNTLKVKEDGIHIGSAVRLAQLQNFLKKVIAERDLPETSSCQAIVRQLKWFAGTQIRNVASVGGNICTASPISDLNPLWMAIGAKFQITDVNGNVRTTLAKDFFLGYRKVDIKPNEILLSVILPWTRPFEYVKEFKQAHRREDDIALVNAGMRVYLRETEGKWIISDVSIVYGGVAAVPLSASKTENFLTGKNWNFELLDDTFNLLKEDIPLSENAPGGMVEFRRSLTLSFFFKFFLSVTHDMNMKGLLEDGLHADHASAIQPYSRPVAVGTQGYEIVKQGTSVGQPMVHMSATLQVTGEAEYTDDTPTPPNTLHAALVLSKKAHARILSIDDSIAKSSPGFVGLFLSKDIPGTNHTGPIIHDEEVFASEVVTCVGQTIGIVVADTHDNAKNAANKVHIEYSELPAILSIEDAVKNGSFHPNTKRCLGKGDVEQCFMSGACDRIISGEVQVGGQEHFYMEPQGTLVWPVDSGNEMHMVSSTQAPQKHQKYVANVLGLPLSKVVCKTKRIGGGFGGKETRSAVFAAAVSVPSYCLRRPVKLILDRDVDMISSGQRHSFLGRYKVGFTNDGKILALDLEIYNNGGNSLDLSLAVLERAMFHAENVYDISNIRVSGQVCFTNFPSNTAFRGFGGPQGMLIAENWIHHIASELQRSPEDIKELNFHNDGTMLHYGQLLQNCKIRSVWDELKASCKFMEARKAVRSFNSNNRWRKRGIAMVPTKFGISFTAKFMNQAGALVQVYTDGTVLVTHGGVEMGQGLHTKVAQVAASSFNIPLSSVFISETSTDKVPNASPTAASASSDLYGAAVLDACQQIKARMEPIASRGTHNSFAELAQTCYMERVDLSAHGFYATPDIGFDWDDGKGTPFLYFTYGAAFAEVEIDTLTGDFHTRTADIVMDLGFSINPAIDIGQIEGAFIQGLGWVALEELKWGDQNHKWIRPGHLFTCGPGAYKIPSVNDIPLNFKVSLLKGAPNPKVIHSSKAVGEPPFFLGSAVLFAIKDAIFAARADEGHKEWFPLDNPATPERIRMACVDSITKKFANADYRPKLSV
- the LOC120690993 gene encoding xanthine dehydrogenase-like isoform X2, which gives rise to MSMYALLRSSKEPPTEEQIEDCLAGNLCRCTGYRPIIDAFRVFAKTDNLVYTNSSSQNTDGQAICPSTGKPCSCQNEADANVNSSLPSSVERYSPCSYNEIDGNSYDDKELIFPPELQLRKVMPLKLKGYNEIRWFRPLKLNQVLHLKSCYPDAKLIIGNSEVGVETKFKNAQYKVMISVTHVPELNTLKVKEDGIHIGSAVRLAQLQNFLKKVIAERDLPETSSCQAIVRQLKWFAGTQIRNVASVGGNICTASPISDLNPLWMAIGAKFQITDVNGNVRTTLAKDFFLGYRKVDIKPNEILLSVILPWTRPFEYVKEFKQAHRREDDIALVNAGMRVYLRETEGKWIISDVSIVYGGVAAVPLSASKTENFLTGKNWNFELLDDTFNLLKEDIPLSENAPGGMVEFRRSLTLSFFFKFFLSVTHDMNMKGLLEDGLHADHASAIQPYSRPVAVGTQGYEIVKQGTSVGQPMVHMSATLQVTGEAEYTDDTPTPPNTLHAALVLSKKAHARILSIDDSIAKSSPGFVGLFLSKDIPGTNHTGPIIHDEEVFASEVVTCVGQTIGIVVADTHDNAKNAANKVHIEYSELPAILSIEDAVKNGSFHPNTKRCLGKGDVEQCFMSGACDRIISGEVQVGGQEHFYMEPQGTLVWPVDSGNEMHMVSSTQAPQKHQKYVANVLGLPLSKVVCKTKRIGGGFGGKETRSAVFAAAVSVPSYCLRRPVKLILDRDVDMISSGQRHSFLGRYKVGFTNDGKILALDLEIYNNGGNSLDLSLAVLERAMFHAENVYDISNIRVSGQVCFTNFPSNTAFRGFGGPQGMLIAENWIHHIASELQRSPEDIKELNFHNDGTMLHYGQLLQNCKIRSVWDELKASCKFMEARKAVRSFNSNNRWRKRGIAMVPTKFGISFTAKFMNQAGALVQVYTDGTVLVTHGGVEMGQGLHTKVAQVAASSFNIPLSSVFISETSTDKVPNASPTAASASSDLYGAAVLDACQQIKARMEPIASRGTHNSFAELAQTCYMERVDLSAHGFYATPDIGFDWDDGKGTPFLYFTYGAAFAEVEIDTLTGDFHTRTADIVMDLGFSINPAIDIGQIEGAFIQGLGWVALEELKWGDQNHKWIRPGHLFTCGPGAYKIPSVNDIPLNFKVSLLKGAPNPKVIHSSKAVGEPPFFLGSAVLFAIKDAIFAARADEGHKEWFPLDNPATPERIRMACVDSITKKFANADYRPKLSV